GTGCGCGATCGCCCAGCCGGCGAGCGGCATGATCACGTAGTGCGCCACCAGGCCGAGCAGCACCACCCACGGCCGTTTGGCGATCCGCGCGAAGTCCGGCGGGGTGAGCGTGACCCCCATGCAGAGCATCACGATCCCCAGCAGGTACGGCACCTGCGGGGTGAACGGGGTGAAGGTGTCCGGGAAGAGATAGCCGGCGGCGCCCGCGGCGAGCACCAGCAGCGGGAAGATCGTGACGGCGATGAGCGCGCTGCGGTCCTGGCGATTCTGCGCGGTGTTATTTGAAAGACTATCTATCTGTGACACGCACCGGATGGTACGCCAAATCGACCGTTATGTGGGACGCCGGTCTCGCGATGTGATCTCGGGCGGCGGGCCCGCAGTCACGGGTGGTCGATGATCCGTCCGTCGACGACGGTGACGAGCCGGTCCAGGGCCGCCCGATGCTGGAGGTCGTGGGTGACCAGCAAGGTCGCGGTGTCGCGCTCGTGCGTGAGTTGCTGGATCAGCGTCATGACGGCGGCGCCCCGTTCCTGGTCGAGCGCACTGGTGGGTTCGTCGACCAGCAGCACTTCAGGTTGATTGACGAGCGCCCGGGCGATCGCGACCCGCTGCCGCTGACCGCCGGACAGTTGCGCCGGTCGCTTGCCGGCGTGCTCGGCCAGGCCGACGCTGTCCAGCAACTCGTCGGCGCGCTCGGCGAGCAGTTTGCGCTGCTGGTGGCTGGGGCGATGACCCAGTTCGCCCATCACCTCCAACTGCTCCCGCGCGGTCAACGACGGCAGCAGGTTGGACTGTTGGAAGACGATGCCGATGCGGTGGCGGCGCACGGTGGTCGCCTGGGAGCGGGTCAAGGACGTCACGTCGGTGTCGCCGATGAGGACCCGCCCGGAGTCCGGCCGGATGAGGGTGGCGGCGACGGCCAGCAGACTGGACTTACCCGAGCCCGACGGGCCGGTGATCCCGGTGACCACCCCGGCGTCTCCGCGCAGGCTGACGTGGTCGACCGCGGTGATCCGCTGGTCACCGTCGGGGAAGGTGAGAGTGACGTCGTCGAGGGTGATCATCGGTTACTTCCCAACGCAGTGAGGGGGTCGGCTTTGGTGATGGTGCGCAGTGCGACGGCGGCGCCGGCGAGGCCGAGGACCACCATCGCGAGGGCCGGCACCAGGGTGGTGAAGACGTTGACCATGAACGGCAGCTTGCCGCTGACCAGGAGTCCGAGCCCGACCACCACGAGTAGCCCGGCACCGACCCCTGCGGCCAGTACGACGAGTGCCTGGCCGAGTGCGTCCCGCATCAGGGTGTTGGTGCTCGCGCCCAGTGCTTTGAGCACCGCAACGTCGCTGGCGCGCTGCATGGTCCACACCGTGAAGAAGGCGCCGACGACCAGTGCGGAGATACCGAAGAGCATCGCCACCATCAGGGCCAGCGAGCCGATCTCCGAGCGGAACGTCTCCAGGTGCGGCAACGCGGACAGCGGTGGTTGCGCGACGGTGTGAGTGCTCGTGGCCACGGCCGTCCAGTCCGGATCTCCTTGCACGGCAAGCAGAGTCGCCAGCCCGTCACCACCAGTCTTCTTGTCCAGCGACCCCCAGGCGTCAGGAGTCATCGCGATCACCGGGGTGTGGCTGTACCAGGCATCGCCGCCGATCCGACTGACCCGGTAGGTCGATCCACCCAGCGAGATGGTGTCCCCGGTTCTCGCGTGGAGAGCATCGGCGGCGCCCGCAGACAGCCCGATCTCGTCGTCCTTCGTTGGCGCGAGGTCCGTCACGGTGCTGGCCGGGGCACCCGCCGGGACGCTGAAAATCGCCACCCCGGCCCCCGTCGATCCGTGGGTCGCGCGGGTCTGCGCGATGCCGATCGGTGTCACCGCGTGCACGCCAGCAGCGGAGCGCCACTGCTCCTGGACGGACGGTGAGATGGCCGACTCACTGAAGGTCGCCGTACCCGAGGGTTGTTCCTGCAACACGATCCGGTCACCCGGCAGACCCAACAGAGCCGAGACGTTCTGGGCGGCCAGGCCGCCGGTCAGTCCGGTCAGGAAGCCGACGAGCACGGTGATCAGTGCCACCACCGACCCGATGAGGACGAAACGTCCGCGTGCGAAACGAAGTTCGCGCCACGCGACAAACATGAGGTGATCCCTTCAGGCTGCCGGACGGTCCACCAGCCACCCTCCAAGAGTGTCGGTTCTTGCGTCCGCGAACATCGCTCTTCGGTTGGGTTGTGGAATCGAACTTTCGATGGATGGCGTCCCGATGGAACGCGCCTAGGCTGAGGACGATGGCAGATCACCAGCTCACTCCGGTCTTCACCGGTTTGCGGTTCGGCCTGCACGTCCTGACCGCCGCGCTGTTGGCGGTGGTCGTGGTGCGAATCGTGGCGCAGCCGCCGGGCCACCCGGCGCTGGCGATGGGGCTGTGGCTGCTCTTCGCGCTGATCTATCTCGCGGGTGCGCAGGTGGCCAGGCTGCGTAGCGCGGCGCTGACCTATTGCTGGCTTGCCGCCTTGACGGTGTGCTGGCTCGGCCAGCTCGTCCTGGTGCCGGAAGCTGCCTACCTCGCCTTCCCGATGTTTTTCCTCTATCTGCATCTGTTGCCTGGTATCGCAGCGCCGCTCGCGGTGCTGGTTGCCACCGCCGCTGCTGTGCTGGGTATCGGCTGGCATTCAGGATTTACACCCGGGGGAGTCATCGGACCGGTCATCGGAGCCGGTGTCGCTCTGCTCATCGGCCTGGGCTACCAGGCCCTGCAACGCGAAGCCGTCGACCGCGAACGGCTGCTGGCCGAGTTGGTTGCGGCGCAGAACCAGTTGGCCGCCAGCGAGCGCGAGCAGGGCATGCTGGCCGAGCGTGCGCGGCTGGCTCGCGAGATCCACGACACGGTCGCGCAAGACCTGTCGAGTATCGGGATGCTCCTGCACGCCGCGGAGCGAGTGGACCCCGACCATCCAGGAGCCGAATACATCCGCACCGCAAGGGAAACCGCGGGTACGGCGCTCGCCGAGACCCGCGGTATCGTCCGCGAACTGACCCCGCAGGCCCTCGACGATGGCCTGCCCAGTGCGTTGCGCCGCATCGCCGAGTCGACGCCCGGTGTGTCCGTCACGGTTGATGCGCCGGAGATCGTCGACCTGCCGATGGATCTGCAGACGACCGTCCTGCGCATCGTCCAGGGCGCGATGGCCAACGTCGTCCAGCACGCGGGCGCGGCCCACGCTCGCGTCCGCCTCGGGCTGAGCGAGCAGGAACTCGCGCTCGAGATCAGCGACGACGGAACCGGATTCGACCCGGCTGCTCGCAAGGCAGGAAGCAGCGACTCCTTTGGGCTGCACGCGATCCAGGAGCGGGTCGACCAGTGGGGTGGCACGCTCAACGTCACCTCGGCTCCGGGCCGGGGGACCACGGTGACGGCGCGGATTCCACGGGCCGCAGCATGATTCGGATCCTGATCGCCGACGACCATCCGGTGGTGCGTACTGGCTTGCGCGCGATGCTGGCGGGCGAACCAGACCTGGAGGTCGTCGGTGAGGCGGGCACGCCGCAGGAAGCGGTGTTCCTGGCGCAGCAGTTGTCCCCGGAGCTGGTGTTGATGGATCTGCGGTTCGGCGAAGAAGCCACTGGCGCCGACGCGACCCGGCAGATCCGAGCACAGGAGGCGGCGCCGTACGTGCTGGTGCTGACCAACTACGACACCGACGGGGACATTCTCGGTGCCGTTGAGGCGGGCGCGAGTGGCTACCTGCTCAAGGATGCGCCGCCGCAGGAGTTGCTCGCGGCGATCCGGGCGGCGGCCAGTGGTGAGAGCGCACTTGCCCCGGCGGTCGCGGCGCGGTTGCTGTCGCGGCTACGGTCGCCGGCGGTGAGCTTGTCGGCCAGGGAGATCGACGTCCTGGGCAAGGTGGCCGACGGTGCGTCAAACGGCGAGATCGCCGCGGCGCTGTTCATCTCCGAGGCGACGGTCAAATCCCATCTGGTGCATGTCTTTTCGAAGCTCGATGTGACGTCGCGGACCGCTGCCGTCGCTCGCGCCCGGTCCCTCGGCATCCTTCCGTAACGCCTTCAGTGGAAGGCGAGTTTCAGCGCCAA
The window above is part of the Branchiibius hedensis genome. Proteins encoded here:
- a CDS encoding ABC transporter ATP-binding protein, yielding MITLDDVTLTFPDGDQRITAVDHVSLRGDAGVVTGITGPSGSGKSSLLAVAATLIRPDSGRVLIGDTDVTSLTRSQATTVRRHRIGIVFQQSNLLPSLTAREQLEVMGELGHRPSHQQRKLLAERADELLDSVGLAEHAGKRPAQLSGGQRQRVAIARALVNQPEVLLVDEPTSALDQERGAAVMTLIQQLTHERDTATLLVTHDLQHRAALDRLVTVVDGRIIDHP
- a CDS encoding FtsX-like permease family protein, producing the protein MFVAWRELRFARGRFVLIGSVVALITVLVGFLTGLTGGLAAQNVSALLGLPGDRIVLQEQPSGTATFSESAISPSVQEQWRSAAGVHAVTPIGIAQTRATHGSTGAGVAIFSVPAGAPASTVTDLAPTKDDEIGLSAGAADALHARTGDTISLGGSTYRVSRIGGDAWYSHTPVIAMTPDAWGSLDKKTGGDGLATLLAVQGDPDWTAVATSTHTVAQPPLSALPHLETFRSEIGSLALMVAMLFGISALVVGAFFTVWTMQRASDVAVLKALGASTNTLMRDALGQALVVLAAGVGAGLLVVVGLGLLVSGKLPFMVNVFTTLVPALAMVVLGLAGAAVALRTITKADPLTALGSNR
- a CDS encoding sensor histidine kinase, translated to MADHQLTPVFTGLRFGLHVLTAALLAVVVVRIVAQPPGHPALAMGLWLLFALIYLAGAQVARLRSAALTYCWLAALTVCWLGQLVLVPEAAYLAFPMFFLYLHLLPGIAAPLAVLVATAAAVLGIGWHSGFTPGGVIGPVIGAGVALLIGLGYQALQREAVDRERLLAELVAAQNQLAASEREQGMLAERARLAREIHDTVAQDLSSIGMLLHAAERVDPDHPGAEYIRTARETAGTALAETRGIVRELTPQALDDGLPSALRRIAESTPGVSVTVDAPEIVDLPMDLQTTVLRIVQGAMANVVQHAGAAHARVRLGLSEQELALEISDDGTGFDPAARKAGSSDSFGLHAIQERVDQWGGTLNVTSAPGRGTTVTARIPRAAA
- a CDS encoding response regulator, whose amino-acid sequence is MIRILIADDHPVVRTGLRAMLAGEPDLEVVGEAGTPQEAVFLAQQLSPELVLMDLRFGEEATGADATRQIRAQEAAPYVLVLTNYDTDGDILGAVEAGASGYLLKDAPPQELLAAIRAAASGESALAPAVAARLLSRLRSPAVSLSAREIDVLGKVADGASNGEIAAALFISEATVKSHLVHVFSKLDVTSRTAAVARARSLGILP